From Xenopus tropicalis strain Nigerian chromosome 3, UCB_Xtro_10.0, whole genome shotgun sequence, the proteins below share one genomic window:
- the twf1 gene encoding twinfilin-1: MSHQTGIQASEDVLEMFARARNGKYRLLKLDIEDEQLTVTACEKPASSWEQEYDSLILPLLEDKQPCYIMYRLDSQNAQGFEWIFIAWSPDHSHVRQKMLYAATRATVKKEFGGGHIKEELFGTVKDDISLKGYYKYLACQSSPAPLTMAEEELRQIKIKETQVDIGVDTKHQTLQGIAFPIEKAAFQALEQLREKRLNYVQLKIDIKNETIILADTTNTEVRDLPKRIPKDAARYHFFLYKHSHEGDYLDSFVFIYSMPGYTCSIRERMLYSSCKSPLLDVIENRLLMEIARKIEIDNGDELTPDFLYEEVHPKQHAHKQNFAKPKGPAGKRGIRRLIRGPAEAETAND; encoded by the exons ATGTCTCACCAGACCGGCATCCAGG CTAGTGAAGATGTTTTGGAAATGTTTGCCAGAGCCAGGAATGGAAAGTACAGACTGCTTAAACTGGACATTGAAGATG agcAACTGACTGTGACTGCATGTGAAAAGCCAGCAAGCTCCTGGGAACAAGAATATGACAGCTTAATTCTACCATTACTAGAAGACAAACAGCCATGTTATATTATGTACAGGCTTGATTCCCAGAATGCCCAAGGCTTTGAGTGGATTTTCATTGCTTGGTCACCAGACCACTCCCAT GTTCGACAAAAAATGCTTTATGCTGCAACAAGAGCCACTGTGAAAAAGGAATTTGGTGGAGGGCATATAAAAGAAGAACTTTTTGGAACAGTTAAG gatGATATATCATTGAAAGGATACTACAAATACTTGGCATGCCAGTCATCTCCTGCACCTCTCACCATGGCAGAAGAGGAGTTAAGACAGATAAAGATCAAAGAG actcaGGTGGATATTGGGGTAGATACTAAACACCAGACACTCCAAGGAATAGCTTTTCCAATCGAAAAAGCAGCATTCCAGGCACTGGAACAGTTAAGAGAAAAGAGACTAAACTATGTACAGTTG aaaatagaTATAAAGAACGAAACTATAATTTTGGCTGACACTACCAATACAGAAGTAAGAGACTTACCAAAGAGGATTCCAAAAGATGCAGCTCGTTACCATTTCTTTCTTTATAAGCATTCCCATGAAGGAGACTATTTGGATTCTTTTG TGTTTATTTACTCAATGCCTGGATATACATGCAGTATACGAGAACGAATGCTATACTCGAGCTGCAAGAGCCCTCTGCTAGATGTTATAGAAAATCGGCTTCTTATGGAGATTGCAAGAAAG ATTGAAATAGACAATGGAGATGAACTGACTCCGGATTTCTTGTATGAAGAAGTACACCCAAAGCAACATGCACACAAGCAAAATTTTGCTAAGCCAAAGGGCCCTGCAGGAAAGCGAGGCATCAGGAGACTGATCAGAGGACCAGCAGAAGCTGAAACTGCTAATGACTAG